In one window of Pseudorasbora parva isolate DD20220531a chromosome 7, ASM2467924v1, whole genome shotgun sequence DNA:
- the sqlea gene encoding squalene monooxygenase gives MWTFLGIASLTYIYKKCDALLSYAPRELVVAAVLCVSVGLVFTCLGFRGQKLNVPQFLLMPLKLLATFSPTKKLFFMSSTDSCSRTSKKRDVKRRRATDSQCDQAEDPEVIIVGAGVLGSAMAAVLARDGRRVTVVERDMREPDRIVGELLQPGGYRALRELGLEGTVEGLDAHVVNGYVIHDLESRTEVEIPYPQQENSTQGGRAFHHGRFIMGLRRAALAEPNVKFVEGTVTSLEEEDECVTGIQYREKDSGMVKEVHAPLTVVADGCFSKFRKNLISGKVKVSSHFVGCIMKDSPQFKPNHAELVLADPSPVLIYQISSNETRVLVDVRGDMPRDLMEYMTEKIYPQLPEHLKEPFMLALQNDRLRTMPASFLPPSPVNKQGVLLLGDAYNMRHPLTGGGMSVVLNDVCIWRDLLKNIPDLYDNTAVLQAKKKFHWERKSSHSFVVNVLAQALYELFAATDNSLYQLRKACFHYFKLGGECINGPIGLLSVLSPKPLTLIGHFFAVALYAIYFSFRSESWLTIPRALFKSGAILYRACAVMFPLIYSELQYLIY, from the exons ATGTGGACCTTTCTTGGCATTGCAAGTTTGACTTATATCTATAAGAAATGTGATGCCCTGTTGAGTTACGCGCCCAGAGAGCTGGTAGTGGCCGCGGTGCTCTGCGTGTCCGTGGGTCTGGTGTTCACGTGTCTCGGGTTCCGCGGACAGAAACTCAACGTGCCTCAGTTTCTCCTGATGCCTCTCAAACTCTTGGCTACTTTCTCTCCGACCAAAAAACTCTTCTTCATGTCTAGTACAGACAGCTGTAGTCGAACTTCTAAGAAG AGAGATGTAAAGCGAAGGAGGGCGACTGACAGTCAGTGCGATCAGGCTGAGGATCCTGAGGTCATCATAGTGGGCGCTGGTGTTCTGGGATCAGCTATGGCCGCCGTTCTGGCCCGAGATGGCCGGAGGGTCACCGTGGTGGAGAGAGACATGAGAGAACCAGATCGGATAGTGGGAGAACTTTTACAGCCGGGAGGATATCGGGCACTTAGAGAACTTGGCCTGGAGG GTACTGTTGAAGGTCTGGATGCCCACGTGGTGAATGGATATGTAATCCATGACCTCGAGAGCAGGACGGAGGTGGAGATCCCATATCCCCAGCAGGAGAACAGCACTCAGGGTGGACGGGCCTTTCACCATGGACGCTTTATCATGGGACTGCGTCGAGCTGCCCTCGCTGAGCCCAA TGTGAAGTTTGTGGAGGGAACAGTGACCAGCCTGGAGGAAGAAGATGAGTGTGTGACAGGAATTCAGTACAGGGAGAAAGACTCTGGGATGGTCAAG GAGGTCCACGCTCCTCTGACCGTAGTCGCTGACGGCTGTTTCTCCAAGTTCCGTAAGAATCTGATTTCTGGGAAAGTTAAAGTGTCGTCTCATTTTGTTGGATGCATAATGAAG GACTCTCCTCAGTTCAAGCCTAATCATGCAGAGCTTGTTCTAGCTGATCCCAGTCCGGTGTTGATCTATCAGATCTCCTCCAATGAGACTCGGGTTCTGGTGGATGTCAGAGGAGATATGCCCCGAGACCTTATGGAATACATGACAGAAAAAATCTACCCCCAACTACCAG AGCACTTAAAGGAGCCCTTCATGTTGGCATTGCAGAATGATCGCTTGAGAACGATGCCCGCCAGCTTCCTGCCACCCTCGCCAGTCAATAAACAAG GAGTTCTGCTCTTAGGAGACGCGTATAACATGCGTCATCCTCTGACGGGTGGCGGGATGAGCGTTGTGCTAAATGACGTCTGCATCTGGAGAGACCTGCTAAAGAACATCCCTGATCTCTATGACAATACAGCTGTGCTCCAG GCAAAGAAGAAATTCCACTGGGAGCGGAAATCATCTCACTCGTTTGTAGTGAATGTCTTGGCTCAAGCGCTGTACGAGCTGTTTGCTGCGACCGACA atTCACTGTATCAGCTGAGAAAAGCCTGTTTCCACTATTTCAAACTTGGCGGAGAATGTATCAATGGACCGATCGGCCTTCTGTCCGT ACTGTCGCCGAAACCCTTGACTTTAATCGGACACTTTTTCGCGGTGGCCCTGTACGCCATTTACTTCAGCTTCAGATCTGAATCCTGGCTCACAATTCCACGAGCGCTGTTCAAGAGTGGAGCCATCCTGTACAGAGCCTGTGCCGTGATGTTTCCTCTCATTTACTCTGAGTTACAGTATCTGATTTACTAG
- the ccdc127a gene encoding coiled-coil domain-containing protein 127a isoform X1, translating to MDVGMFLVEYYINVQAVWKHFMQTTLDCSRWNIRPEPAGDDGGRWNYALLVPMIGLAAFRWIWTRESQSQIQDMKNKYDSDMAAISRDLEQKYRETLTENRRTAAHLEVELEKERQRVQGYRKALIAQSQQLMEERKQLQQERRDLDEEKSHLLQSGVAGVALRKALQQEEEWQRRARALLQELEVQLVERQEAFCSILLPREHRLEMEKNLLLKVAKNPVGDELNLEDDLRDIFKNDRHCADLLNMDKRKNGNLMWLYLRYWQLQVTLQKHKRAEETLKGASPSSSRP from the exons atggatGTTGGGATGTTTTTAGTGGAATATTACATAAACGTCCAGGCTGTCTGGAAGCACTTTATGCAGACGACTTTAGATTGTTCAAG ATGGAACATTAGACCAGAGCCAGCTGGAGATGACGGGGGCAGATGGAATTATGCCCTGCTGGTGCCCATGATCGGACTGGCGGCCTTTC GTTGGATATGGACTCGAGAATCACAGAGCCAGATCCAAGATATGAAGAACAAGTATGACAGCGACATGGCAGCCATTAGCAGAGACCTGGAGCAAAAGTACAGAGAGACACTGACGGAAAACCGGCGGACAGCAGCACACCTGGAGGTGGAGCTTGAGAAGGAACGTCAGCGCGTGCAGGGCTACAGGAAAGCCCTGATCGCTCAGAGTCAGCAGCTCATGGAGGAACGGAAGCAGCTTCAGCAGGAGCGGCGGGATCTGGATGAGGAGAAGAGCCACCTGCTGCAGTCTGGCGTGGCCGGGGTGGCACTGCGAAAAGCCCTGCAGCAAGAGGAGGAGTGGCAGCGCAGGGCTCGGGCTCTGCTACAGGAACTGGAGGTGCAGCTAGTGGAAAGGCAGGAAGCGTTCTGCAGCATCCTCTTGCCACGGGAACATCGTCTGGAGATGGAGAAGAACCTGCTGCTGAAGGTGGCTAAAAACCCGGTGGGTGACGAGCTGAACCTAGAGGACGATCTCAGGGACATTTTTAAGAACGACAGACACTGTGCAGATTTACTGAACATGGATAAGCGGAAGAATGGGAATTTGATGTGGCTGTATCTCAGGTACTGGCAGCTACAGGTCACCCTGCAGAAACACAAGAGGGCAGAGGAGACGCTCAAAGGAGCATCGCCATCCTCCAGCAGACCTTGA
- the mrpl32 gene encoding 39S ribosomal protein L32, mitochondrial, which produces MSLTGLFQFISRSLQRLEHSLSQAAGFDRFGPALAVNGPGILPQSHHSSDDENTQPSFLDSIFWMAAPKKRRTIEVNRCRRRDPHKLIKVKYNIEPCPECGNMKLKHTLCGFCYEKVRKETAMIRKQISIMEGGPLNTPAVESVVLYESETPSDADKDKRIVERNRKRPYWFNM; this is translated from the exons ATGTCATTAACAGGTTTatttcagtttatcagtcgttCTCTACAGCGTCTGGAACATAGTTTATCGCAAGCAGCGGGATTTGACCGCTTCG GTCCAGCTCTGGCAGTAAATGGTCCCGGTATTCTTCCTCAGTCTCATCACAGCAGCGATGATGAAAACACTCAGCCCAGTTTCTTGGACAGTATCTTTTGGATGGCGGCTCCTAAAAAGAGACGAACCATTGAAGTAAATCGCTGTAGAAGAAGAGACCCACATAAACTGATTAAAGTTAAG TACAACATTGAGCCGTGTCCAGAGTGTGGTAATATGAAACTGAAGCATACTCTGTGTGGATTCTGCTATGAAAAGGTCCGGAAGGAGACGGCGATGATACGGAAGCAAATCTCCATCATGGAAGGCGGACCTCTCAACACTCCTGCTGTAGAGTCTGTCGTTTTGTATGAAAGTGAAACACCTTCTGATGCAGATAAAGACAAGAGAATAGTAGAACGCAACAGGAAACGTCCATATTGGTTTAACATGTAA
- the psma2a gene encoding proteasome subunit alpha type-2: protein MADRGYSFSLTTFSPSGKLVQIEYALAAVAAGAPSVGIKASNGVVLATEKKQKSILYDEQSVHKVEPITKHIGMVYSGMGPDYRVMVRRARKLAQQYFLVYQEPIPTGQLVQRVASVMQEYTQSGGVRPFGVSLLIAGWDEDRPYLFQSDPSGAYFAWKATAMGKNYVNGKTFLEKRYNEDLELEDAIHTAILTLKESFEGQMTEDNIEVGICNEAGFRRLTPAEVKDYLAAIV, encoded by the exons atgGCAGACAGAGGCTACAGTTTCTCCCTCACCACTTTCAG CCCATCAGGGAAGTTGGTCCAGATTGAGTATGCTCTGGCAGCAGTAGCAGCTGGTGCTCCTTCAGTTGGaataaaag CTTCAAATGGTGTTGTTCTGGCTACGGAAAAGAAGCAGAAATCGATTCTGTACGATGAGCAAAGTGTTCACAAAGTAGAGCCCATAACCAAACACATCGGTATGGTCTACAGTGGCATGGGTCCAGACTACAG GGTGATGGTGCGAAGGGCACGTAAGCTGGCTCAGCAGTACTTCCTGGTCTATCAGGAGCCGATTCCTACAGGCCAGCTTGTTCAGAGGGTGGCCTCTGTCATGCAGGAGTACACACAATCAGG AGGAGTTCGGCCATTTGGGGTGTCTCTCCTGATTGCTGGCTGGGATGAAGACCGCCCATACCTTTTCCAGTCTGACCCCTCT GGAGCATACTTTGCATGGAAAGCCACAGCGATGGGGAAGAACTATGTGAACGGGAAAACATTCCTTGAAAAAAG ATACAACGAGGATCTGGAACTGGAAGATGCGATTCACACTGCTATTCTGACTCTTAAG GAAAGCTTTGAAGGTCAAATGACTGAAGACAACATTGAGGTGGGAATCTGCAATGAAGCAGGTTTTAGGCGACTGACCCCAGCGGAGGTGAAAGACTATCTAGCTGCcattgtttaa
- the rnf144b gene encoding LOW QUALITY PROTEIN: E3 ubiquitin-protein ligase RNF144B (The sequence of the model RefSeq protein was modified relative to this genomic sequence to represent the inferred CDS: deleted 1 base in 1 codon) — protein MEDVTSPFLKLKGKQLQEAGMEAESATIHCKLCLTECPELETSTLQSCNCVFCVQCLRQYVQLAIRGGAGSAITCPDPACKNTGTLLDSELTSFAPSDQVELYQRLRFEKGVQLDPSKTWCPMLDCQAVCSVTLGTEGKPVPVPCPACHGVFCCGCRSLWIDGHSCSQHQPLMEPAADSGLGSTDTDAMIKQCPVCGVYIERNQGCAQMLCKSCKHTFCWYCLQNLDGDIFLRHYDKGPCRNKLGHSRASVMWNRTQVVGILVGVSIIVLVTSPLLLLASPCILCCVCKPCQAKKTKKKKKKKDKKPSDSTA, from the exons ATGGAGGACGTCACTTCACCATTTCTGAAGTTAAAGGGC AAACAACTACAGGAGGCAGGCATGGAGGCAGAAAGTGCCACGATCCACTGCAAACTCTGCTTGACAGAGTGTCCTGAACTGGAGACCAGCACACTGCAGTCCTGTAACTGTGTGTTCTGTGTGCAG TGTTTAAGGCAGTATGTCCAGCTGGCTATTCGGGGCGGCGCAGGCAGTGCCATCACCTGCCCTGATCCGGCCTGCAAGAACACTGGAACTCTGCTGGACTCTGAG CTCACCTCTTTTGCCCCCAGCGATCAAGTCGAGCTCTATCAGCGGCTCCGATTTGAAAAAG GAGTTCAGTTGGACCCCAGTAAGACTTGGTGCCCCATGCTGGACTGCCAGGCCGTGTGTAGTGTGACACTCGGTACAGAAGGTAAACCGGTTCCTGTGCCCTGTCCCGCGTGCCATGGCGTCTTCTGCTGCGGCTGCAGAAGCCTTTGGATAGATGGCCATTCCTGCTCTCAGCACCAGCCACTGATGGAACCAGCAGCAGACAG TGGACTGGGCAGCACTGATACTGATGCAATGATTAAACAGTGTCCTGTGTGTGGCGTCTACATAGAGCGCAATCAAGGCTGTGCTCAGATGCTCTGCAAGAGCTGCAAACACACATTCTGCTGGTACTGCCTACAGAATCTGGAC GGCGATATATTCCTGAGACATTATGATAAAGGGCCGTGCCGAAACAAGCTGGGACACTCCAGAGCTTCCGTCATGTGGAACAGGACACAG GTGGTCGGCATACTGGTGGGCGTCAGCATCATCGTGCTAGTGACGTCTCCACTGCTGCTGCTGGCCTCTCCCTGCATCCTGTGCTGTGTGTGCAAACCCTGCCAGGCCAAGAAgaccaagaaaaaaaagaagaagaaagataAGAAGCCATCAGATTCCACCGCATAG
- the ccdc127a gene encoding coiled-coil domain-containing protein 127a isoform X2, which yields MNDLNDPPRWNIRPEPAGDDGGRWNYALLVPMIGLAAFRWIWTRESQSQIQDMKNKYDSDMAAISRDLEQKYRETLTENRRTAAHLEVELEKERQRVQGYRKALIAQSQQLMEERKQLQQERRDLDEEKSHLLQSGVAGVALRKALQQEEEWQRRARALLQELEVQLVERQEAFCSILLPREHRLEMEKNLLLKVAKNPVGDELNLEDDLRDIFKNDRHCADLLNMDKRKNGNLMWLYLRYWQLQVTLQKHKRAEETLKGASPSSSRP from the exons ATGAACGACCTGAATGATCCTCCTAGATGGAACATTAGACCAGAGCCAGCTGGAGATGACGGGGGCAGATGGAATTATGCCCTGCTGGTGCCCATGATCGGACTGGCGGCCTTTC GTTGGATATGGACTCGAGAATCACAGAGCCAGATCCAAGATATGAAGAACAAGTATGACAGCGACATGGCAGCCATTAGCAGAGACCTGGAGCAAAAGTACAGAGAGACACTGACGGAAAACCGGCGGACAGCAGCACACCTGGAGGTGGAGCTTGAGAAGGAACGTCAGCGCGTGCAGGGCTACAGGAAAGCCCTGATCGCTCAGAGTCAGCAGCTCATGGAGGAACGGAAGCAGCTTCAGCAGGAGCGGCGGGATCTGGATGAGGAGAAGAGCCACCTGCTGCAGTCTGGCGTGGCCGGGGTGGCACTGCGAAAAGCCCTGCAGCAAGAGGAGGAGTGGCAGCGCAGGGCTCGGGCTCTGCTACAGGAACTGGAGGTGCAGCTAGTGGAAAGGCAGGAAGCGTTCTGCAGCATCCTCTTGCCACGGGAACATCGTCTGGAGATGGAGAAGAACCTGCTGCTGAAGGTGGCTAAAAACCCGGTGGGTGACGAGCTGAACCTAGAGGACGATCTCAGGGACATTTTTAAGAACGACAGACACTGTGCAGATTTACTGAACATGGATAAGCGGAAGAATGGGAATTTGATGTGGCTGTATCTCAGGTACTGGCAGCTACAGGTCACCCTGCAGAAACACAAGAGGGCAGAGGAGACGCTCAAAGGAGCATCGCCATCCTCCAGCAGACCTTGA
- the zmp:0000000930 gene encoding telethonin — MHCLSRMPRSYLLNSYSDFQESDEITRESYEATWLDLLMETRPEYKMTLVEKDSIRKERYESKQVVHFTVRRYPNQMIRMGREGEPMVEYRLPYRNILPIPIFVPRDATQPGVTREPSPSGIKSAMDTETSLNGVCLQKREVSSITEHKPMVIQPRSPDFRASRLISPPRDAHRFQ; from the exons ATGCATTGCCTGAGCAGGATGCCCAGGTCATATCTGCTGAACTCCTACAGCGATTTCCAGGAGTCTGATGAGATTACCAGAGAATCATATGAGGCCACCTGGTTAGACCTACTGATGGAGACAAGACCAGAATATAA GATGACACTTGTTGAGAAGGACTCGATAAGAAAAGAGCGCTACGAAAGTAAGCAGGTGGTTCATTTCACGGTGCGACGATACCCAAACCAGATGATACGCATGGGGAGAGAAGGGGAGCCAATGGTGGAATATCGTTTACCTTACAGAAACATTCTCCCAATACCAATATTCGTGCCCAGAGATGCAACACAGCCTGGCGTGACCCGCGAGCCATCGCCTTCAGGCATAAAATCCGCCATGGACACTGAGACTAGTTTAAATGGAGTTTGCCTTCAGAAGAGAGAGGTCTCGTCCATTACCGAACATAAACCAATGGTAATCCAACCAAGGAGTCCAGACTTCAGAGCTTCCAGACTCATCTCTCCACCACGGGATGCGCATCGCTTCCAGTGA